A window of bacterium genomic DNA:
AATTGCATCGGGCGCAGGCCGCGCTCACGGTGGCGCAGGCAGAAGCCGCGGCGGCGGAGGCCGCGCGCCGGCAGGCGGACATTCTGCGGCGGGCACAGGCCGCGCGTGCGCAGCACGCCGCGCACACTCAAGCGCTCGCGCGGCGGGCCGCGTCGACCATCGCCGCGGCGGCGCAGAGCGCCCAGGCGCTCGCGGGCCTCGAGATGGAAGCCGTGAAGGCGGATGTCGCGGTGCGCCGCGCCGAGGCCGATCTCGCCGCCACCGTTGTTCGTGCCCCGGCCGATGGGTGGGTCGTTCGGGCAGTCGTCGGACCGGGAGCCTCTGTCCGGCAGGGTCAATGCGTGGTCATGTTTGCCGTCGATGCGCGGCAGGACAACAAAGGCGCCCCTCCGGCGCGTTTCGAGGCGAAGGCGCCCGTCGCGCCCGAATCGCCGGGCGCCGATTCGACGCAACTTGCGCAAATCGCGGAGCGCGAACGCCGGGTCCTCGCGGAACTGAGCGCGGAGGCGGCACGAATTTCATCGATCAGCACGAGCGCGCTCAACCGGACGAGCGGCGCCGGTCCGACGCTGCTGAACGGCGGGATGCCGTGGCCGGTTGTTGGCCCGATCACGTCCGGCTACGGATGGCGGATCCATCCGATTTTCGACACGCCGGAGTTTCATACGGGCGTGGACATCGCGGCATCGATGGGCACGGCGGTCGACGCGCCCGCGTCCGGCACCGTTATCTTTACCGGCTCGCTCCCGGCCAACGGTACGCTCGTGATCCTGGACCACGGCCACGGCATCACGACGACGTACTCTCATCTCTCGTCGTATCATGTCTACGTCGGCGAACACGTGCGGCGCGGCCAGGTCATCGCCCTCGTCGGCAGCACCGGCTGGAGCACCGGCCCGCATCTGTTCTTCGAGATCCGGAGGAACGGACGTCCGATCAATCCGCTTGGCCAATAGCCGCCGCCGGGCGCGCTGAGCCGCCGTGGGGAGCGAGGTGGGGGATGGGCCGTGACTGGTTCCACAACCTCCGGGAGGGCGGCATTCCCCGCGCTCTGGCGAAAGGCATTCACGCACGGGTGTTTCCCGGCACCCACTTGATGCTGTCCGTCGTCGAGATCGAGCCGTGGTCGGAGTCGCCCGTGCACGCACATCCCAACGAACAGTGGGGCGTCTGCCTCGAGGGCGAATGGATTCGCATTCAGGACGGCGTCGAGTATCCCGTCAAGGCCGGAGATTTTTGGGAGACGCCGCCCGGGGTCCCGCACGGCGGACGGGCGCTGGCGAGCCGCTGCGTGGTCCTCGACGTGTTCGCGCCGCCGCGGGACGAGTATCGCCGCGCCGG
This region includes:
- a CDS encoding peptidoglycan DD-metalloendopeptidase family protein; translation: MNRIPPSPGGVLSRTAAIALIASALPIVGTTWPAAVERAGTSTTAVSAAWQMPSVIVPVGGQVAGTVVKVIAAERRRVGAGAVLVELDPARYRAALAQARASASSLADRVEAAQAGVAARRGQAAAGVTAAVGSVSMVPSLPVPPPAPPPTPDAGTTARLAQAQRQIVAARAEVVRDAEAEAASARQTVERDRTLLAQGVIAAQQLDSDTAAYNAAVSQAAAAGADLRAAQAGTSTGSVAEAEAAIATAQRHLGAVQAEADAATRTVDRDTALAAQGALAAGQVAADSVTRDAARARVQAATAELHRAQAALTVAQAEAAAAEAARRQADILRRAQAARAQHAAHTQALARRAASTIAAAAQSAQALAGLEMEAVKADVAVRRAEADLAATVVRAPADGWVVRAVVGPGASVRQGQCVVMFAVDARQDNKGAPPARFEAKAPVAPESPGADSTQLAQIAERERRVLAELSAEAARISSISTSALNRTSGAGPTLLNGGMPWPVVGPITSGYGWRIHPIFDTPEFHTGVDIAASMGTAVDAPASGTVIFTGSLPANGTLVILDHGHGITTTYSHLSSYHVYVGEHVRRGQVIALVGSTGWSTGPHLFFEIRRNGRPINPLGQ
- a CDS encoding cupin domain-containing protein; translated protein: MGRDWFHNLREGGIPRALAKGIHARVFPGTHLMLSVVEIEPWSESPVHAHPNEQWGVCLEGEWIRIQDGVEYPVKAGDFWETPPGVPHGGRALASRCVVLDVFAPPRDEYRRAGAGYGDAEGRGPAPREA